A stretch of Vigna angularis cultivar LongXiaoDou No.4 chromosome 4, ASM1680809v1, whole genome shotgun sequence DNA encodes these proteins:
- the LOC108331086 gene encoding LOB domain-containing protein 36 isoform X2 produces MSSSLSSSNSPCAACKIQRRKCTQECVFAPYFPPDNPQRFAYVHKVFGASNVAKLLNELNAAQREDAVKSLAYEAEARLRDPVYGCVGLISILQHRLKQLQTELHHAKKELASYIGPHAMLPPPPPPPPQPRTFSLFPFKAAPPPPHQDVFAFTDDGASASHSSHAAFNHLAVLSPTLASDHTFPHAPTHPLALPHHQHLMLSPMQSKPQTDPA; encoded by the exons ATGTCCTCTTCTTTGTCGTCGTCCAATTCCCCCTGCGCCGCGTGCAAGATTCAGCGCCGGAAGTGCACGCAGGAGTGCGTCTTCGCGCCGTATTTTCCGCCGGACAACCCGCAGCGCTTTGCCTACGTGCACAAGGTCTTCGGTGCCAGCAACGTCGCAAAGCTTCTCAACGAACTCAACGCGGCGCAGCGCGAGGACGCGGTTAAGTCCCTCGCCTACGAGGCCGAGGCGCGTCTGCGGGACCCCGTCTACGGCTGCGTCGGTCTCATCTCCATCCTCCAGCACCGCCTCAAGCAGTTGCAGACCGAGCTCCACCACGCCAAGAAGGAACTCGCCTCCTACATCGGACCTCACGCCAtgcttcctcctcctcctccgcctCCGCCGCAACCGCGcaccttctctctctttcccttCAAAGCGGCgcctcctcctcctcatcaGGATGTTTTCGCCTTCACTGACGACGGTGCTTCCGCTTCTCACTCTTCCCACGCCGCCTTCAACCACCTCGCTGTTCTCTCGCCTACCCTCGCCTCCGATCACACCTTCCCTCACGCACCCACCCATCCTCTCGCACTTCCGCACCACCAACACCTAATGCTCTCCCCTATGCAATCCAAGCCCCAGACCGACCCTG CTTAA
- the LOC108331086 gene encoding LOB domain-containing protein 36 isoform X1, producing MSSSLSSSNSPCAACKIQRRKCTQECVFAPYFPPDNPQRFAYVHKVFGASNVAKLLNELNAAQREDAVKSLAYEAEARLRDPVYGCVGLISILQHRLKQLQTELHHAKKELASYIGPHAMLPPPPPPPPQPRTFSLFPFKAAPPPPHQDVFAFTDDGASASHSSHAAFNHLAVLSPTLASDHTFPHAPTHPLALPHHQHLMLSPMQSKPQTDPGNLNLRTQTHMTSLSVWLLDQHGSTLLILNTWHVF from the coding sequence ATGTCCTCTTCTTTGTCGTCGTCCAATTCCCCCTGCGCCGCGTGCAAGATTCAGCGCCGGAAGTGCACGCAGGAGTGCGTCTTCGCGCCGTATTTTCCGCCGGACAACCCGCAGCGCTTTGCCTACGTGCACAAGGTCTTCGGTGCCAGCAACGTCGCAAAGCTTCTCAACGAACTCAACGCGGCGCAGCGCGAGGACGCGGTTAAGTCCCTCGCCTACGAGGCCGAGGCGCGTCTGCGGGACCCCGTCTACGGCTGCGTCGGTCTCATCTCCATCCTCCAGCACCGCCTCAAGCAGTTGCAGACCGAGCTCCACCACGCCAAGAAGGAACTCGCCTCCTACATCGGACCTCACGCCAtgcttcctcctcctcctccgcctCCGCCGCAACCGCGcaccttctctctctttcccttCAAAGCGGCgcctcctcctcctcatcaGGATGTTTTCGCCTTCACTGACGACGGTGCTTCCGCTTCTCACTCTTCCCACGCCGCCTTCAACCACCTCGCTGTTCTCTCGCCTACCCTCGCCTCCGATCACACCTTCCCTCACGCACCCACCCATCCTCTCGCACTTCCGCACCACCAACACCTAATGCTCTCCCCTATGCAATCCAAGCCCCAGACCGACCCTGGTAATCTTAACCTACGTACACAAACACATATGACCTCTCTTTCTGTTTGGTTATTAGATCAACACGGTAGCACTCTCTTAATTTTGAATACTTGGCATGTCTTCTAG